In Ischnura elegans chromosome 3, ioIscEleg1.1, whole genome shotgun sequence, the sequence atttaattaatccattaatctaataataaatttttgaatattcagTATGTGAATACATGATAATGTATCATAAAATTTGTCATATACTCCTGGAAACTCAAAACAAGATGTATTTGAGTTGCAGATGTAATAATTATTGTAATGATAAATGCTTATTGAATATCAAACAACCtcaatcaaaattttttatatcatattacaTGTCCATGAATGTTTTCTTGAAATAAACTTAGTAAGAGAGttatccgtttcttatggtttttcttgtagaaaaaattgataagcagcttatcgtaagctaaggggcttaaATAAGGTAAGGGTAAGATTTAGGGGAGAATATAGGTAAGGAATGCAATATCCTCAGTCAACGTAAGttgcttctgttggagcgccaaaggcggctggacagcgtactacacatgccacgctgctcatcccgacatgaatttaaagcctaccagtGAAATTCAGTGAATCTTTATAAGAGCTTAACAACTGTTAACAGATTTcctgtaaattgaaaaaattaactactGCAAGCGACAGGCTGgtgaagatacaaagcataataAAAGTACTTAATCCTTgcggtggaaagaaaaaaaaattaactgcggGGAGAACCGATTGTATGACCTATGCATCCATAGCTCTTTACGCTAACTACTACACCACGGCAACGATTGTGAGTGACTTAGTTACCACTTCAAAGTCCAGTTATGTAAAAAACTTGGCTGGCaggtgcatgaaaaactgaaattattcgaGGTCCATACTATAtaacatttatgaaatttaattgatGGTGTGATAACCCgatggatacatatatatatacagtgaaacctcgattttacattcccccattatacattttccctgattttacaCAGTATTTATctggtcccaaacaataccgcctttagaaaatgatactctattttacaatatcctcaattttgcactttttgtaagtggtccattcaaaagtgagATTCCTTCCagaattttcatattattcagcgtcgctattcttgtgaaattatgtgtttttcccTCAACCTTTGTTTCGCCATCAGtttataaatgtgaatgattttcaaattttggccgtatgatgttatttcCACTCATATTacagaagtgccaagaatggaaaaatttttcTTATACATATTTCCCTTAATATATACTCACGGAATAAAGacaacatctacggaagtgctgaaagtttggcatccatccgtaagaaacccataacaagcttacttgataagagccttccttatttcttcctttcaccttatctcaatgacttataatatGCTGGCTGGGAAATAGTGAAACCTTCTTGAAAGGATCATAAATTTACTGCAattcagtaaataatttttagatttagtGGTCACTGGCTGGTTGCAAAAAATTTGCTTCAGAGTGATGCTTTGGTGGTATGTAGGTTGTCTACCCTTGGTATTTGTTGTCAATTTGCATTCACCATTTCATTTAACATTATTATCTTTTCATAATGCTGAAGTTTATAgccatattttgattttgattgaAGGAAGAGTCTGCACTTAGTGTATAATTTAGACCCTAATTTGAATCTTTGTTGTCATCCTGAGGTCACAAAACCAAATTAGAACGtttgaaaaaggctattcgggatTCCATCCAGGTGGTCTTCCTCCATTCTGCCGAAGTTTCGGAACTCGAGTCGGGTTCTGACACGTTGGCAGAATGGAGaaagaccacccggctggaagcccgaatagcctttttcgaatataaagcatcagatcttacttcaaaTTAGAACGTGTTGTCAACATGGCTGTTCAAATTATGTATGTACTTCCCTTTACCAAGATGGATGGGAAGTCATATGTACTTGTTTTTCTGATCAAGTTCAGGCGTGATAGACTTCATTAATGTATACTGGGGAATTTGATTGATAATTATCAAGCTAGCTTTAATTCATGTGGTTGAAAGTGTACAAATTGAATGTATAATGTTCTTGGAAGCAACTGCAAACCAGCCAGAGGCATACCTTTAGAAGTCTCTTGCATATGCTCAGTAAGAGTAAAAATTTCatagagaaataataattttcttggattgggattagcaaaaaaatgtttgtggaagtaGTTAGCATGACCGCTGTAACATTAAAGACATTGAATTAACCAAACAAAattagtaacatttttggttggccctctgttggcagatggtgggacacagcggttggcccatggtatgatttggccacctcgccaaccgtatcccaaccaacaattccccaacgatgggccaacagagcataacagtcgggccttcgtattcccaacccaaggccagcaaatctccaacgatataccgttggcccttttaaattctgccatccgtttcccaacaaaggctatattttactggcatttctcatttttatagaatgaaagttaaattaatttaccttctcacttgatacgatacTAGTAGATAGAATCTTGCAATACttccacactcctaagtattacttgtgcctaaaacccccccgcctAGCCTTAATTCTAAGCTGCACCCCTGCCGGCGACTAtattcttattttgaaatttaatccaagTAGACTGGATATtctagtgaaagaaaaaatttatatggcTCCCTTAGAAAGtcaattatggaaattttttcataaaaacttggGAAAAACTGCGACATGTCGTTATTGCAGTAAATTTATCATTACGTGTAGGAATACCACTAATTTACAAAGTCATGTGAATCGGACGCATTATGATATGATGAGAGATGAGGTAAAGCTTACCATTTGTTTGGCATTATCTTCATTTGATTGTATCAACTTGGAGTATAATCGGATAAAtcaaaggtaaaataattattctgcccGCATATAGTCTgtagcactgactgtcaaagcaatcgattatgccatccctattttttaatgaatagatgctaccgatccgataaccatttgatacgataaatcgattacaatggaatttcgcccatctctacgttgaagatcctgtcggaattttgtttgcagtGCTAATggtggaaattgaggaaatggtatgatgtcccaacggtggcccaatgataatccatttcgtagggccatcgttggggatttccattgggccaacagcataaacagtttcgttgggccaacagcggaatttggtaggcatatccacccacaatgagccaaccgtgaatacggttccccaaccgaggcccaatggtcaatgttacttgggttaaatgccatttatttcatcaacacTTTCATATACGAGGTAAGATATTTTCTGTTCTTTATATCTTGAAAATCAAGGGAGCTACAAAAATTTCTGGAAGCATTTTCCTGACTGATAGAGTGAGCCTCATTTTTGAAGGTAAAAGATGACTtgatgtcttttaaaaaaaaacacactaaGGTTAAAATAGATAACTTGATTGATAGTTTAAGAAGAATCCTCAATATATTATGAGACTTCAAAGGGCAGATAAAGCCCGTTGTTGTTGTAGCTGAGAAGTTAATACCCTTATCACTTTTATTCCCCCTCTGATTAACCcctcattaaaacattttttgtaaactcACTTTGTTGTCTTGACCTGGTCAAATCTTGCAGCTTGATTTTAACCCACTCAAATTACCGTTGAAGCTAAAATGtcgataactcagaaccagatgataaTGTAATATTCTAACACATATACTATTATGATTGGAAATGAGTCTCTACTTTTATTCAGAATTTGTAATTAAACAAGGATATAAGTTCACAAAATGGCTACCAATGTCCATTGGCAGCACTGCAATCATTAAAAGgaagaagaataattgaaaatcatAACGACCACTTTGTTTACATCAAGTTCATTGAATAATTGATTGAACTGAAATTTCCAAACTAGAAGCAGAAGTGAAGAAGGAGCtaaaacgaaaagaggagaaagatgaggtaagaaatttacaatataagttttgaaaagtcaaattcttcatggctTGTTTGCTTATGAACAATTCCATGCTGAAAACTTTGTTACTGTAGTCACTTATAATTCTTTAGTCTCTTTTTGCTTTGCAATTTCTGCTGACTGGAACTTTATTAGTGTCTACATTTCTCTTAATTCAGtgtgatttattaaataataagaaagaaCTCTGGGATAAACGGTGAGTAAGGTTAGAAGGAAAAGTGCtatttgataacttttttatataatttgtatgaaCTAATACAAGTAAGAAAGAATTGATGTACGAAGTCAACTATTTTGTGGAAATAcatgtacataaatttttattttgattgcatGACCATTAGTTGATAGTAATTCGCCATTTTATCACTGATGGATGGATTGTTTTGGAAGAAAACAACTCAGAAAGATCAGTTCACTAAAACATTGATGGATGGCAAAATATTATCTAAATTGTAATTgtttaagaagaaaaatattttcagaatatgaaaattattacacACAACCTCATTTGTGTGctctaaaaagaataaaatgaattttctatgAGCCTGATTGTCTTTAAATAAGTCTTTTCAAATGCAATGAAAAACCTTGGGCACATGTTCAACTGTAAcgctaaatttatattttgtcgATTAATTAGTAATTAAGTGTAATTCATCGTATTTCATAGTGTCAGTACGttaggtataaattgagtgtcATAGTGGAACATGCAGCCTGTCCTTTTTGTTTATGAAGAGACTGTCAAGTTCATGGAAAATTTATAGTAGGTATTCCTTTCAggtgatgagaaaaatattttgaataaaaataatttttatattctaaaaatatttattatttctaaccaGTACAACTTCCTAATGCAACAATCTGTAAATGGAGGATAGTTTGTCCTGTTGAACCATATTTGCCGAAGAAATTGAATATTgggctcattattttttcatttcaaaattgtgGTACTTCGACTATTTAAAAGAATTGGTTATTTCATATGAAAAGATGGTTGAGATGTTAGTATGTAGTCAAAcagaaaattctgaaaataagtATGTTTATGGAAAGTTTGAACGACATTAATGTAAAATGGCAAGTGGCACAACAGGGGAGAGAAGTACAATTTGTGGCACTACTATCGCTCGGCTAGAAAATTGATTTACTTTAGGACAGTATTCACCTTTTGAGAATGAGACAAGGGAAGTTGAAAAAATCTCTTTTCAGCTGTCAAGGTCATGAAGGAATATCACCTGCTCATACCATTATTCATGCTGGTGCATTTGAAAggctttaaaatttacaattctgTTTCGTTCTCTCTCAACTTCCTTCTCGCACATTCCTTTTCTCCACTTCTTCCCTCCTTACCTTTGAATCTTTGCTTTTACTCCTTGACTAATGCAAAAGTGCACCCAGCTTATTCCCACTCCTTCTCTCCCACTTCTCTGAAAATTTGAGGATGTTAGTCTTCAGACGGAaagcaacaatagggtggtttcctattatttttattgcctaaatcgaaagattattactcttggagtatgcatttcatgcttttagattttcaaatcaCGATTTctatttattgcaattaaatgaaaagtgaaaattttcaagaacgcgaaaacgcgacggctgagtattaATGCAGGGAAAACctatgtgatgtcattctggttccctcttcctcgtgtgaggtgaccttggggcgaggatattgtgcacctctgcgatgcaggctgctagcaggtagtcgagtatcctgctagcaggtagcgcttggcttaaataaggattattaataccttatcaaatgaatgaaactttctgaccttaggcagttctaataggtgattattaagagatgtttccctgaagtctgtgcctcatgcatgcaatagtaatctcagacgatgtaaaactcctatctactcgtatagaaactaggtccctgtgacatcacgtggagtggcatcgcatgggcgccaatctggcctttttcaaatgcagttaaaattgaccattgccattcgactaaactgggaattataaaaccaaataatttgtatattatgaatacactaatggtgggtaaggaatcgcaatcaatgcctttcgttttctttgatgagggaaacttcCCTTGATCattgaataataatgatgaacACTTCGAGAAGCATTACCATATCATCATCATCCGTCTTCTCagaattttaatttccatgaagGGGCAAATTAGTCCTAAAGCAGTCAGGAAAAGTGTAGCTGAAGCTAGATCCCTCATGTCTTGTACATTCAATAGTTTCAggtgagagtaaaaaaaataccaaaggtTAATTTTCAATACTCTgagaactttattttatttaaaaatcattcactcaAATTCATCACAATGACCAATCATTCGTCAGGTACTACCAGTGCCATAAGTAAATGCATGAACAGCTGGTGGCTGCATAGCTGTGTTATCACGAGGTACCGGTATACCTAACCCAAATAAACAATGCCTCAGAGGTACAAACATCAGTATTTCAGCAAAAAACATTTAATGTGtaaaaattatcactttaaaatgaGGTCACAGAAGTTTCGAATAGTTCACACTATGGGTCCACAATCTAATTAAAGTTTTGCGACGCCATAACACTGCATCTCACCATGCACTAATTAGTCCCCTAAGTGAACGTCCAATTGTTTAAGGACTGGCAACTTGCTAATGAGAATAAGGAATTGTGGAGTATACTTTGCCCTGACCCCTCTAACatcacttaaaaaaattttaattggtacAATGTTACACAAAGGACAGTAGCGGTACATTTCTTCAGTATCATTCCATTTGGTGCCAGGGCAAATTTTGCACATCACCGACCAACATGCCGGGGAGAGTGGGCTGAGTGCATGAAGGCAAATGtctgaaagaatgaaaaaaaaacctccacaTTAGTAATAATCGAACCAGGATGGCTAACTCTTTTTTTACTCTTAAAGTATCAGCTGGCAGATCTAACAGTTTGAGGGGTATGTACAAGAATGCCACCAATAGATCTATCGGCCAGGTGTTTTTCGATGCatattggaataaatattattcctAAGTTGTACAGAAGAGAAGATAAGAACATAGGCAAACATTTATTGTTGATAAAGTAAGTaaaagaagtgaaaataaaatatagcttCAATGAACTCATattggaatttttataaaattatgatttaaatcataCAAATTAGTCACGAATCCCTGGCATCTTTGAAGATGGTGCCACTAAAAAGGTTAAACTCTTAGTGGAATTGCCTCCAATACCACTGAActacaaaatatttaacatagcTCCATACTCATATTGGAAATACTCAAGCAGCAAAATTTCAGTAATAGCAAAAACTGTTCTCAGATAGATCATCGATGCTACAGATATCCAAACATGAGTCATATTTCATAACCTTACATTTATGCAAGGACGATTTGATGACAGAGTCATGTATTGGAATAATACAACAATGTACCTAAACCGTACTGTGTAcacataaaaaacaaaatcataGACAGGTGAAGTTTTAGATGATAAGAATGCTCTACACGATACGCCTTTTATCATCAGTGTGTTTACAAAATGATACACTCAGTTTACGGTAGGACACAATTGACTGAAATTTAACAACAAGATAGCCAATTAAAGCTATGAACACTGGTGTGTTTAAGACAACTAGATGCAATCCATTACATGAAAAATTACGCAGAGGTAGTTAGGGAGGAAGGAGTGGCACAGCACCCATACCAATTAAGTCATAAGATACTCTTCtgtgtataaattttgagtgataATATCAACATACAATAATCTTCAGCAACTATTTATAAGAAGGACCCCTTTCTGTAATCATCTATTTATATAAAGTTACATTCAAAATAGTAATCACCTCCATGTAGTGAACAAATATTTTACGTTCCATGAAAGAGAAAGAACAAAATGACATCACTCCATGTAGCTTTTATCCTACACTGGTATGATATTATTATCAAGATAAAAACATTCTTCACAAGCTCGAGATATTTCTTCTAATATTAATTTGGGTTCAGTGcagcaaaaagtattttttttcaagtaaccaAAATTTCTGTGACTAAATgcacaataaaattaaatgatcagataaattaaatttctctcttCATCATTAATGCCAAACATGACCATCATTAAAAAGCAACAGCAGAAATTTGTATACTTAAGCATGAAGCCATGAGACAAGCACTTAAACccataaaaattttgtaatcttGGATGTCAGTTCTCCCCAATACAGGAGAAAATTAGGTACACAATGGCTATTGAACTATTAGTCATGCATGAAATAGTGTAAAATTACATGCACTCTTGAAAGAATTTTCACTTACAGAACGAGGCAGCAAGCCTCTTGTCCGAGTAGACCTCCGGCGGACAGGGGGAACTGCCCGCTGGGGGGCTCGTCGCTAAGAGACTACATCAACCTCTCTAGGTGAACCACAAACTGCCAAAACTGGAGGGCTTCGGTGCTGTCCCCCCTCCCCACCTTGCGTCATACTCCTGCGCCTCCTCTCGCACCGTTCTCGCGTTGGTCTCATAAGTGGAGGGCGATTCGGTGGTGCCCAAGATTGAGCATTGTCGCCTATCACTTCTAGATCAGGAGCTGATTCTTCAGGCTTTTAATACAACGACCAATAATCAATACACTAATATGAGAAAAATAGGAGATGAATATAACTAAGATATTATAATAAGTGCCATGTGCAATTAAACCCAAACAATTTGATACATTCTGAGTTACTTTTGATGAATGACTGGTCAGTCATTTTCAAGACAAGGCTTAGGCACAaacataatttcatgaaaaaccgACCAAATATAGCTGAATTTCATCATTGGAAACTATTTAAATTCTTCCTAGAAGATGAAAGATAGTTGCATCACATCATTTACATTACAGAAACGAGAGATCATACTTCACATACCACCAGCTATCCAACCAACTAGACAATACCATTggatatattaaattaataaataaaaaatatcccagACCCCATGATATGACGTTATTTCAAAGCACTAGTCTCTCAGTTTTGGTGAAAAAAGTACTTTAAACTAGTATGAGTAAAATCAGAAAGGAAAACACATTACAAACCAAAGGTAATACAGCAGAGAAATGACAAAAAAGTACCATTAATGTCTATAGAGTTTGCTCATTGGGGGTAATCATTTCACACACTGAATATCTATCAATAATATAGCCGTATTTTTAGAAATaccaaaatatgcaaaaaattacatATACCTTTGGTGACCATGGACAAGATGCCTTATCAACTCCATCCCAAGCAGCATCCCCTGAAGTTGTACATGGCCCAGTAGAGGCTCCTTCTCCTCCAGATAAACTAGAATCCATTGCACGCTTGCTGATCCTGACTGTGAGACCTTTACCTCCTGGACCACGGACAACCTCACCCTCCTGTTCTGGTAGATCAGACGAGGACAGCTGTGCTGAGTCACAGCGCATATAAGCGTTGGCATTGAGCCTTCTGAGGCTGATTGACAGCCTCTGAGTAAGGCATCTCTCTTTAATGGCAGTGTAAGACGATTCCTCAACTTCTAAAGTACCCTCGTCACTCCCATCCTCCCTGTGCCTCCGACCTTCTTTCCTCCGCCTTTTGTGCTTAACTTTCCTCTTGTGACGACGGTGTCGGAGTGCCTCGTAGGGTTGCTGGGGCATGAGGAACGCGGATGGGGAACGTCCAGCAGGAGACGGAAGGCCAGGGGGACCTCTTTGTCTCCTAGCTTCACGCTTGGCTTTTTTCAGTGCCTTCCTTGCAGCCCTTGCTCCAGCATCACCAGTAACTCTATTTGGTGTACTGCCAGCCATTCcatctcctccacctcctccaacAGACACCATTACCCCAGTCTCTTCATCGACAACCTCTCCTTCCGTCCCATCACATGGGCTACCGGAAGGAGGGGCTCGCACTCTAGCTGGGATTTCGAGGACCGTTCCCTTACCCCGTGACCCAAAAGAGATCTTGATGATGGGCGTGGTGGGGTGGGGCCGACCCGATGGATCCGTTGGTGGTGCACCACCTTTAGCCCCATCCTCGAAGACACTCTCGTCCCATAAATCCTCCATGGATCCCACACTTCTCTTCTTTCTAAGCACCATTCGTCTACCCCCACCAGCATCCTCCCCTGGAGTTCCAGCTCCTGGTAAGGGATCTCCTCCGCCTGCAGAGGAGCGCGGTGGCCTGGGAGCAGCTGCGCGCTCCCCACCATCCAGTTTCCCACCATTTGCCCCCCACGCCCCGCCACCCTCCCCCATCGAGGACCGTGAGTGCATTCCCTCACCTTCACCTCCGGAGGGTCCAATCCAATAGTTTCCAACTATTTCGATTTTGTTGGAGGGCATGGAGGCATTAGTCTGGTGGAGGGGTGAGCCTTCATAAGGGCCCCTCAGCCCATCTCTTCGGTTTTCAGCTGAGTAAAGGGGTCGAGGACTTTGGGAAGGAGCACCAGATTTCCTACCGACTTCTGTCACTGGAGCTCCTCTTTTTCTTGCAGAGAGGTCGACATTTTCACTGTTTTCATTGCAGATACTGCGGCACTTAGAGCacaatacctttaaaaaaaatgaaatttttgggttAGTTTGAGATCATGGTAGGAACTACAGAATATAACTAAAATTAACACTCGtatatttaaatggaattttatctTAGATCCTTTAGGAACAGAAGTTCTGACCAGTTACTTAGTAAATTTACTCAACGGCTAGCCTTACAGGCTTGCAAGTACATAAAATCTCCAACTTATTCAACATAAACATCGAACCagcttatgatatgaaaaagatACCTACATAAAGGTAGCCATCAGGAAATTTAATCTCACTGTGATATTAGACAGCATaagattgataataattaatgttattttctGAGGTATCCCGCATTACTTGTAAAGGTATTTAAGAAAGCAGTGTTGAGGGTAGACAACAAAAAAGCAATTTGAATGATGGAATGTTCAAATTGTACACTGCAAACAATTCAGTTacaaaagaaataattcaaattcagTACTTAAGAACTAAAGAGACTACAGCTGATGTCATTACTTAAGCTTAAGcaaagaaaaatttcacaattttataaatgaatttaaaaaaataatttcatactgTAAAAGGATTAGTGATAATGATATCAATATTTGTGCTAAAATAAATACCGTACAAAATTGAGGAGTATTAGtaacacaagaaatatttttattcgttcaCATAGAGATtatctgtttattattattatttttgtagttgTTGTAGCACAAAATATGCTGATCAATCTTAAGTCttctaaaatgaataaattaatattttcataaccaACCACATTTCCAAAAAAAGGTAACTCTCAGGTAACTATAGAATTCAGTTAATTTTTACAATTGCAAGTATAGATGATGTATAGAATAATGGTTGATTGTCTTGCAAAGGATTATATACACAATTAAAAATGGCAAAAGAGAAagtacaaattttaattatttaatcgtTAATTCGTCAGACAGTAACTGCACCGAATGGAAATTACTATCATTACATGATTATGCCAAGCATacttcacaaatttaattttcacattactgCATACAAATGTTTCAGTATCATACTGATAGGTTGTACATAAGCATGATGAACTATACAAATATTGTTTGTGATAAATGTATAACAcattattaaacaaatatttaactaACCTGCCTAGGGCGCAGACGCACTGTTGTTCGACCACCTCGGAAACGTGGTGCAGGTCGTACAGGACGTGGTAGGTGAAACGGAGGAGGTGGGTCATTTGCACCCTTAGGTGAGCCTCCACTCACTGGCACATGCTGAAGGTGTCCAAAACGCTGGCTTACACCAAAAAGTAAATCTTCTTCACCCTCTTTCGCACGCCCTGGGAAGTCTCTCGTAGCAGCAGCCAACCGTGGTGCCATtctaaaagaaaatggaaaatgaacagTTTCCTAATATTGgcacatataaaaatatttttggatacggaggaataaaaagaaagaaCTACATTTCTGTGACTAATATTGGAATATCTCACAGTAACGTTGTTCACACAATCATATATAAACCAAAAGCTGACATTACTCAAGTCCTCATGATAATAATTGATTTGCCAAAAAATGATTAAGCaagcatttttaaaaatagaaaatacgaaGAGCATAACATTATTATGAGTAAAATGAAGTAATTGAATAGAGTGAAAGGAAAAGCAATTTATGCAGAATCAACAGTGGGTAAAACGATAGTTTCAGACCATAATGCACGTAATTTATCAATATCAAAccaaattgataaataaaaactaatgttACTAACTTCTCGCTGACACAAGGCCATTTAGTTTACTAAGCAAGATGTGGTCCATATCAGAAATAATTACGCACTCGTAATTGACAACCAATTTACATCTCGTCTTACCACCAAAGATTTAAATCTTTTGCATCTTTGGTGGTACAGTGCGGCTCCTTTCATTACATCGCAGGGGACGTTAATCTAAGCGATGGTCAGAGGtattattgaaatattcaagcattgaaaatatatttattttgacgaTTAACCTAATCAAATCAAAGAGTGATAACTgcaattttatcataaatgacATAATGAACCTTAATTGAAGATCTTAACTATTAACACCTTGACCTAGAAGCGATGACGAGTTAGCAAGCTTTGGCAGAGATGCAAATTCGTCATAAATTTTACTGATGAACgcatgaaaaaataacacaaacaaAAATTGCAGAATAAAGGCTAAATCAGGGGCGTGGAATGCACACACTACGACTATAATCCAACTAAATGAAAGGATCAATGGTCACCACACGCCACACCAGTAgctttttcaaaacaaaatttattaaaaacaactTTGCTGGCACTTAAAGGTCATTTGttaaggaaaaattgaaggtCACGAGTTTTTCATGAGAGTACAACAGAATGCATGCTTCATTTTCACCACCAACACTGTAACCCTACCAAGTGAATAAGCTTTATTCATCGATGTTGGAAAATGGGTGGTTGCCATCATGGCTACTGGCGATAAATTGATTGCCCAAGATGTATACGAGGTGAAAATGGCATGATCCATGTTGAAAAAGTGTTAGATAACAATACACGAGGTACCTCATTGAATACAGAATGTTAGTGAGTACTATCGAGTCTTTCGGATAAGCATATGTTGTCTTTGAATGATTGCAAAATATTACACGTAAGATCCACAACGAAGCTTGATGACTGAGTTAACTACTTACTTTTTGGAAGAGTCCAGTAAAACTCCTTGAAAAAGTCTATTATCATATGCGAATGTAACTACGAATATATCTTGCAAGGCTTCCTCGACATTTACCACTATTTTAGAGTTTTTACCGATTTTTGTTTGTGAAATGGTTTCGACGTCCGCCATATTGGCAGAGGTATAGACCCCACAGCCGCGCTCAGCTGCACCAGCTAGGGAGGGTAGGGAGCGGTAAGGCCTATTTCATGAGAGAACGGAATCCAAGTGTGAAAACCGTGAA encodes:
- the LOC124155941 gene encoding collagen alpha-1(I) chain-like, with the protein product MADVETISQTKIGKNSKIVVNVEEALQDIFVVTFAYDNRLFQGVLLDSSKKMAPRLAAATRDFPGRAKEGEEDLLFGVSQRFGHLQHVPVSGGSPKGANDPPPPFHLPRPVRPAPRFRGGRTTVRLRPRQVLCSKCRSICNENSENVDLSARKRGAPVTEVGRKSGAPSQSPRPLYSAENRRDGLRGPYEGSPLHQTNASMPSNKIEIVGNYWIGPSGGEGEGMHSRSSMGEGGGAWGANGGKLDGGERAAAPRPPRSSAGGGDPLPGAGTPGEDAGGGRRMVLRKKRSVGSMEDLWDESVFEDGAKGGAPPTDPSGRPHPTTPIIKISFGSRGKGTVLEIPARVRAPPSGSPCDGTEGEVVDEETGVMVSVGGGGGDGMAGSTPNRVTGDAGARAARKALKKAKREARRQRGPPGLPSPAGRSPSAFLMPQQPYEALRHRRHKRKVKHKRRRKEGRRHREDGSDEGTLEVEESSYTAIKERCLTQRLSISLRRLNANAYMRCDSAQLSSSDLPEQEGEVVRGPGGKGLTVRISKRAMDSSLSGGEGASTGPCTTSGDAAWDGVDKASCPWSPKPEESAPDLEVIGDNAQSWAPPNRPPLMRPTRERCERRRRSMTQGGEGGQHRSPPVLAVCGSPREVDVVS